Proteins from one Microbacterium proteolyticum genomic window:
- a CDS encoding GntR family transcriptional regulator — translation MAARGDTEISAAGGHALVDEIAAKIRERIMSGDIPIGAQLRQAELASDFGVSRTPVREALRQLQTGGLIEVLPNRGAVVRVPAPWEVREAYEVRAELEALAAARAVERISRGDVTRLREANQDMYDRSVERERGQGDPALASRRENDVFHNTIAQVSANARLARAIDEINETFPRNVSAQLLVGDDRHREENFQEHVRIIEAIERGDAEAARHEMREHVLKAGEQLARWYERRSATVFTG, via the coding sequence ATGGCCGCACGGGGGGACACCGAGATCTCGGCCGCCGGGGGGCACGCCCTCGTCGACGAGATCGCCGCCAAGATCCGGGAACGCATCATGTCGGGCGACATCCCGATCGGCGCGCAGCTGCGTCAGGCGGAGCTCGCGAGCGACTTCGGAGTCAGCCGCACCCCGGTGCGCGAGGCGCTGCGGCAGTTGCAGACGGGCGGCCTCATCGAGGTCCTCCCCAACCGCGGTGCCGTCGTGCGCGTGCCCGCGCCGTGGGAGGTGCGCGAGGCCTACGAAGTGCGCGCCGAGCTCGAAGCCCTCGCCGCCGCCCGCGCCGTCGAGCGCATCTCGCGCGGCGACGTCACGCGCCTGCGCGAGGCGAACCAGGACATGTACGACCGCTCCGTCGAGCGCGAGCGCGGCCAGGGCGACCCGGCCCTCGCCAGCCGCCGCGAGAACGACGTCTTCCACAACACCATCGCGCAGGTCTCCGCCAACGCGCGCCTCGCCCGCGCGATCGACGAGATCAACGAGACCTTCCCCCGCAACGTGTCGGCTCAGCTGCTCGTCGGCGACGACCGCCATCGCGAGGAGAACTTCCAGGAGCACGTCCGCATCATCGAAGCGATCGAGCGGGGCGACGCCGAAGCCGCCCGCCACGAGATGCGCGAGCACGTCCTCAAGGCCGGCGAGCAGCTGGCGCGCTGGTACGAGCGGCGCTCCGCGACGGTGTTCACGGGCTGA
- a CDS encoding PDR/VanB family oxidoreductase: protein MTTREDANELRARVRSLTLETADVLSVELEGVDGPLPGWTPGAHIDLALPGAPVRQYSLCGEPASARYRIAVLREEQSRGGSRAVHERLRPGDVVSLRGPRTHFGLEPADEYLFLAGGIGITPVLPMVRAAAAAGVPWRVLYLGASRTRMAFLDDLAALPGGTVDVVARDEGVRADLAAELAAHPDAAVYACGPARMLGEVTRLVPAASGRLHLEYFTAPVVEYEPGGPFAVRLALTGVEVTVEPEQSVLEVLRDAGVDVLSDCEEGICGSCETGVLEGEVEHRDFVLTAQERAANDCMMVCVSRSACPVLVLQA from the coding sequence ATGACGACCCGAGAGGATGCCAACGAGCTCCGCGCCCGTGTGCGTTCCTTGACGCTCGAGACCGCCGATGTGCTGTCGGTCGAGCTCGAAGGGGTCGACGGCCCGCTTCCCGGATGGACGCCCGGCGCCCACATCGACCTGGCCCTCCCGGGTGCGCCCGTCCGCCAGTACTCGCTGTGCGGGGAGCCCGCCTCGGCGCGGTACCGCATCGCCGTCCTCCGCGAGGAGCAGAGCCGCGGCGGCTCCCGCGCCGTGCACGAGCGGCTGCGTCCCGGCGACGTCGTGTCGCTCCGCGGTCCGCGCACCCATTTCGGCCTCGAACCCGCCGACGAGTACCTGTTCCTCGCGGGCGGCATCGGCATCACGCCGGTTCTGCCCATGGTGCGCGCCGCCGCCGCGGCGGGCGTGCCGTGGCGTGTGCTGTACCTCGGCGCCTCGCGCACCCGCATGGCGTTCCTCGACGATCTCGCGGCCCTGCCCGGCGGAACCGTCGACGTCGTCGCGCGCGACGAGGGGGTGCGCGCCGACCTCGCGGCCGAGCTCGCGGCCCACCCGGACGCCGCGGTGTACGCGTGCGGTCCCGCGCGCATGCTCGGGGAGGTCACGCGCCTGGTGCCCGCGGCATCCGGTCGCCTTCACCTGGAGTACTTCACCGCCCCCGTGGTGGAGTACGAGCCCGGCGGACCGTTCGCCGTGCGCCTCGCGCTCACGGGCGTCGAGGTGACCGTCGAACCCGAGCAGAGCGTGCTCGAGGTGCTGCGCGACGCGGGTGTCGACGTGCTCTCCGACTGCGAGGAGGGCATCTGCGGCAGCTGCGAGACGGGCGTCCTCGAGGGGGAGGTCGAGCATCGCGACTTCGTCCTCACCGCCCAGGAGCGTGCCGCGAACGACTGCATGATGGTGTGCGTCTCGCGCTCGGCGTGCCCCGTCCTCGTCCTCCAGGCCTGA
- a CDS encoding Rieske 2Fe-2S domain-containing protein codes for MLKQEDNEKITRSGPGTPLGNLLRSYWQPAALVSEMPGERPVKAVRIMSEDLVLFKKREGWGLISRYCAHRGVDLSYGRLEEDGIRCLYHGWLYNGEGKCVEQPAEPEHSQFLGKIRIANYPCVEKNGIIFTYMGAGDPPPFPDYDCFVAPEEYTFAFKGLWDCNWLQGLEGGIDPSHVSFLHRFIEEDPREMYGQQFAEEVEGTGKKLSMLVGESYRPDIEVESADHGLRVFALRQLTEDIKHVRVTNLMFPNAFVVPFGNTKVFTQWHVPIDDEHHYWYMIWYDFAEVTDKDTLLQQRLEGVTLPDYRPIRNRDNNWGFDPQEQKELTYTGMGLDINVHDQWAVESMGAIQDRTVERLGVSDRAVTANRRLLLRAIDSFAAGGQTPSHPVSDEDAAKLTGPLAMDTIAANDAWQERWVQREHERRAASPWAAPKTTAEETVDA; via the coding sequence ATGCTGAAGCAGGAAGACAACGAGAAGATCACCCGCTCCGGGCCGGGTACGCCGCTCGGCAACCTCCTGCGCTCGTACTGGCAGCCGGCCGCCCTCGTGTCCGAGATGCCGGGGGAGCGGCCGGTCAAGGCCGTCCGCATCATGAGCGAGGACCTCGTGCTGTTCAAGAAGCGCGAGGGCTGGGGGCTCATCAGCCGCTACTGCGCCCACCGGGGCGTCGACCTGTCGTACGGCCGCCTCGAGGAGGACGGCATCCGGTGCCTCTACCACGGGTGGCTCTACAACGGCGAGGGCAAGTGCGTCGAGCAGCCCGCCGAACCCGAGCACAGCCAGTTCCTGGGCAAGATCCGCATCGCCAACTACCCGTGCGTCGAGAAGAACGGGATCATCTTCACCTACATGGGCGCGGGCGACCCTCCGCCCTTCCCCGACTACGACTGCTTCGTCGCGCCGGAGGAGTACACCTTCGCGTTCAAGGGTCTGTGGGACTGCAACTGGCTGCAGGGGCTCGAGGGCGGCATCGACCCGAGCCACGTGTCGTTCCTGCACCGCTTCATCGAGGAAGACCCCCGCGAGATGTACGGGCAGCAGTTCGCGGAGGAGGTCGAGGGAACGGGGAAGAAGCTCTCGATGCTCGTGGGCGAGAGCTACCGTCCCGACATCGAGGTCGAGAGCGCCGACCACGGCCTCCGAGTCTTCGCTCTGCGCCAGCTCACCGAGGACATCAAGCACGTGCGCGTGACGAACCTGATGTTCCCCAACGCTTTCGTCGTCCCCTTCGGCAACACCAAGGTGTTCACGCAGTGGCACGTGCCGATCGACGACGAGCACCACTACTGGTACATGATCTGGTACGACTTCGCCGAGGTCACGGACAAGGACACCCTGCTGCAGCAGCGACTGGAGGGCGTGACCTTGCCGGACTACCGACCGATCCGCAACCGCGACAACAACTGGGGCTTCGACCCCCAGGAGCAGAAGGAACTGACGTACACGGGCATGGGGCTCGACATCAACGTCCACGACCAGTGGGCCGTCGAGAGCATGGGCGCCATCCAGGACCGCACGGTCGAGCGCCTCGGCGTCTCGGACCGCGCGGTCACCGCCAACCGGCGCCTGCTGCTGCGGGCGATCGACTCCTTCGCCGCGGGCGGGCAGACGCCGTCGCACCCCGTGAGCGACGAGGATGCCGCGAAGCTCACCGGGCCGCTCGCGATGGACACGATCGCCGCCAACGACGCGTGGCAGGAGCGGTGGGTGCAACGCGAGCACGAGCGCCGCGCGGCCTCGCCGTGGGCGGCCCCGAAGACGACCGCCGAGGAGACCGTCGATGCGTGA
- a CDS encoding glutamine synthetase family protein translates to MRERNVDERPVSESGGGISARPMLAADREGFVHRHGLWSEAQYAAAGQMRRVVDELGIDMVRFSFVDQHGILRGKTIARGGLAAALRSGVTAPSSLLLKDTSGQSVFSVFSSETGVGVGGFSGAGDIVLVPDPTTFRVLPWAPGTAWILCDLRFPDGSPVPFCTRTILRNELTALAARGYDMTVGAELEFHVFRADDAALGTEHVGAPGRPGAASLTAPTTRGSQLLLEEGLDRMQPLVDALYRGLTLLDLPLRSIELEFGPSQFEITMEAGSAAEIADAIVLCRTAVRRIAAGLGYHATFMSRPQGADGASTGWHLHQSLTERATGRGAFVPDAPGTTLSLLGSAYLGGLLAHAGAAAVFTTPTVNGYKRYQPNSLAPDRIAWGIDNKGAMVRAVGGIGDPATRLENRSGEPAANPYLYIASQLISGVDGIERGLIPPAPTTDPYRTDAPALPASLGAAVDAFEADDVFRAALGDVVVEWYATIKRAEFARYLRHVSDWEQREYFEIF, encoded by the coding sequence ATGCGTGAGCGCAACGTCGACGAGCGCCCGGTCTCGGAGAGCGGCGGCGGGATCTCCGCCCGCCCGATGCTCGCCGCCGACCGCGAGGGATTCGTCCACCGGCACGGGCTGTGGAGCGAGGCGCAGTACGCCGCCGCCGGACAGATGCGCCGCGTCGTGGACGAGCTCGGCATCGACATGGTGCGCTTCTCGTTCGTCGACCAGCACGGCATCCTGCGCGGCAAGACGATCGCGCGGGGAGGACTCGCCGCCGCCCTCCGTTCGGGCGTCACCGCCCCCAGCTCGCTGCTGTTGAAGGACACCTCCGGCCAGTCGGTGTTCTCGGTGTTCAGCTCCGAGACGGGTGTCGGAGTCGGCGGGTTCAGCGGCGCCGGCGACATCGTGCTCGTGCCCGACCCCACCACGTTCCGCGTGCTGCCGTGGGCACCGGGGACCGCCTGGATCCTGTGCGACCTGCGCTTCCCCGACGGCAGCCCGGTTCCGTTCTGCACCCGGACGATCCTGCGCAACGAGCTGACCGCGCTCGCCGCGCGCGGCTACGACATGACGGTCGGTGCGGAGCTGGAGTTCCACGTCTTCCGCGCCGACGACGCAGCCCTCGGTACCGAGCACGTCGGTGCGCCCGGTCGCCCCGGGGCCGCCTCCCTCACCGCGCCGACCACGCGCGGCTCGCAGCTGCTGCTCGAGGAGGGCCTCGACCGCATGCAGCCGCTCGTCGATGCGCTGTACCGCGGGCTGACGCTCCTCGACCTGCCGCTGCGCTCGATCGAGCTCGAGTTCGGCCCCAGCCAGTTCGAGATCACGATGGAGGCAGGCTCCGCGGCCGAGATCGCGGATGCCATCGTCCTGTGCCGCACCGCCGTCCGGCGCATCGCCGCGGGCCTCGGTTATCACGCGACGTTCATGTCCCGCCCGCAGGGGGCCGACGGGGCCTCGACCGGATGGCACCTGCACCAGTCGCTCACCGAGCGCGCGACCGGCCGCGGCGCGTTCGTGCCCGATGCGCCGGGGACGACCCTGTCGCTGCTCGGCTCGGCCTACCTCGGGGGCCTCCTCGCGCACGCCGGGGCGGCGGCGGTGTTCACCACCCCGACGGTCAACGGCTACAAGCGCTACCAGCCGAACTCGCTCGCGCCCGACCGCATCGCGTGGGGCATCGACAACAAGGGCGCGATGGTGCGTGCCGTCGGCGGGATCGGCGACCCGGCGACACGGCTCGAGAACCGGTCGGGCGAGCCCGCGGCCAACCCGTACCTCTACATCGCGTCGCAGCTGATCAGCGGCGTCGACGGCATCGAGCGCGGGCTCATCCCGCCCGCCCCCACGACCGACCCCTACCGCACGGACGCCCCGGCGCTGCCGGCATCCCTCGGGGCCGCCGTCGACGCCTTCGAGGCCGACGACGTCTTCCGTGCCGCCCTCGGCGACGTCGTGGTGGAGTGGTACGCGACCATCAAGAGGGCCGAGTTCGCCCGTTATCTTCGCCACGTCTCCGATTGGGAGCAGCGCGAGTACTTCGAGATCTTCTGA
- a CDS encoding aldehyde dehydrogenase family protein, giving the protein MSLRTTVTALPEYEPFLLGGEWMPLGERPARAVIDPATGEVLTTVADATVADVDAAVAIAVDAHADRRWRGLAPLERARILNRVADLIEERLEELAVLETRDNGKPIERSRADTAMAARTFRHFAGAPSRLGGTVVAVDGGGHHVYTVQEPVGPVAIILPWNFPIMTAAFKLAPALAAGCPVVAKPAEDTPLTLLRLGGILAEAGVPAGTVSILTGDGSVGAALTAHPGIAKITFTGSTEVGRLVAHAAADDFTRVTLELGGKSPNIVFEDADLDAAVLAAMRASFGHSGQMCTAGSRLLVQRSILAEMTERMTAAVGRVPVGDGLDGGITVGPLVSEEQRERVLGYIRAGVDEGATLLAGGGVREPGFYVEPTLFSGVTNDMRIAREEIFGPVVGIIPFDDEADALRIANDTAYGLAAGVWTRDLGRAHRMAAALDAGTVWINTYNLFDPALSFGGTGESGLGRDLGEEGLRGFLETKSVVIAIPEA; this is encoded by the coding sequence ATGAGCCTGCGCACCACCGTCACCGCCCTGCCGGAGTACGAGCCGTTCCTCCTCGGCGGAGAGTGGATGCCGCTCGGCGAGCGCCCCGCGCGCGCGGTGATCGACCCCGCCACCGGCGAGGTGCTCACGACCGTGGCCGACGCGACGGTCGCCGACGTCGACGCCGCGGTCGCGATCGCGGTCGACGCCCACGCCGACCGGCGCTGGCGCGGGCTCGCGCCCCTGGAGCGCGCCCGGATCCTCAACCGGGTCGCCGATCTCATCGAGGAGCGGCTCGAAGAGCTGGCGGTGCTCGAGACGCGCGACAACGGCAAGCCCATCGAGCGCTCCCGCGCTGACACGGCGATGGCCGCCCGCACCTTCCGCCACTTCGCGGGGGCGCCGTCGCGCCTGGGCGGCACGGTCGTCGCGGTCGACGGCGGGGGACACCACGTCTACACGGTGCAGGAGCCGGTCGGCCCGGTGGCGATCATCCTGCCGTGGAACTTCCCGATCATGACGGCGGCGTTCAAGCTCGCCCCGGCGCTCGCCGCGGGCTGCCCCGTGGTCGCCAAGCCCGCGGAGGACACCCCGCTGACGCTCCTCCGCCTCGGCGGCATCCTGGCCGAGGCGGGCGTTCCCGCCGGCACCGTGAGCATCCTGACGGGCGACGGATCCGTCGGCGCCGCGCTCACCGCGCACCCGGGCATCGCGAAGATCACCTTCACCGGCTCGACCGAGGTCGGGCGGCTCGTCGCGCACGCCGCGGCCGACGACTTCACGCGCGTGACGCTGGAACTCGGCGGCAAGAGCCCGAACATCGTGTTCGAGGACGCCGACCTGGATGCCGCCGTCCTCGCGGCGATGCGCGCGTCGTTCGGACACTCCGGGCAGATGTGCACCGCGGGGAGCCGTCTGCTCGTGCAGCGCTCGATCCTCGCCGAGATGACGGAGCGCATGACCGCGGCCGTGGGCCGCGTCCCCGTCGGCGACGGCCTCGACGGCGGCATCACCGTCGGCCCGCTCGTATCGGAGGAGCAGCGCGAGCGCGTGCTCGGCTACATCCGCGCGGGCGTCGACGAGGGCGCGACCCTCCTCGCCGGCGGCGGGGTCCGCGAGCCGGGCTTCTACGTCGAGCCGACGCTCTTCTCCGGCGTCACGAACGACATGCGCATCGCCCGCGAGGAGATCTTCGGACCCGTCGTCGGCATCATCCCGTTCGACGACGAAGCGGATGCCCTCCGCATCGCCAACGACACCGCCTACGGACTCGCGGCGGGCGTGTGGACCCGCGACCTCGGTCGGGCGCACCGAATGGCCGCGGCGCTGGACGCCGGCACGGTGTGGATCAACACGTACAACCTCTTCGACCCCGCCCTCTCGTTCGGCGGCACGGGGGAGTCGGGACTGGGACGCGACCTGGGCGAGGAGGGGCTGCGCGGCTTCCTCGAGACCAAGAGCGTCGTCATCGCCATCCCGGAGGCGTGA
- a CDS encoding phosphotriesterase family protein, with protein sequence MLTVHGVSGPIAPAQLGVTLPHEHVYINMTRTTPQDGYLAVEEEMLAELALFRAAGGSTLVDLTNGELSDYAAPFGESDDITELQQNRRTGSRSIANVRATRRAAEASGIQVILGTGHYYDTYLDKEWFDRTPTNTLADFLIADLLDEIPGTGVRAGVIGEIASDLSHITAAEERSFRAAARAGRETGALISTHAASFPTGLAQLEIIAEEGVDPSRVVIGHADTVKSIDYSLELLRRGAFVEFDCLMTCRVGGALVRHQIDRRIEYLRRIIDAGYAHKVLLSHDVCQRSHLRAYGGPGYTFLFEEFRQIAVEAGIAPETLDTIHRDNPRRAVFGE encoded by the coding sequence ATGCTCACCGTCCACGGCGTGTCCGGGCCGATCGCGCCCGCACAGCTCGGCGTCACGCTGCCGCACGAGCACGTGTACATCAACATGACGCGGACGACCCCGCAGGACGGTTACCTCGCGGTCGAGGAGGAGATGCTCGCGGAGCTCGCGCTGTTCCGCGCGGCGGGCGGATCGACGCTCGTCGATCTGACGAACGGCGAACTCAGCGACTACGCCGCGCCGTTCGGCGAGAGCGACGACATCACCGAGCTCCAGCAGAACCGGCGGACCGGGTCGCGCTCGATCGCGAACGTCCGGGCGACCCGGCGGGCGGCGGAGGCCAGTGGCATCCAGGTCATCCTCGGGACGGGTCACTACTACGACACCTACCTCGACAAGGAGTGGTTCGACCGCACTCCGACGAACACGCTCGCCGACTTCCTCATCGCCGACCTCCTGGACGAGATCCCCGGGACCGGCGTGCGCGCGGGCGTGATCGGCGAGATCGCGTCCGACCTGTCGCACATCACCGCCGCCGAGGAGCGCTCGTTCCGCGCGGCCGCGCGCGCCGGTCGCGAGACCGGTGCCCTCATCTCCACGCACGCGGCATCCTTCCCGACGGGCCTCGCCCAGCTCGAGATCATCGCCGAAGAGGGCGTCGACCCCTCGCGCGTCGTCATCGGCCACGCCGACACCGTGAAGAGCATCGACTACTCGCTCGAGCTCCTCCGGCGCGGGGCCTTCGTCGAGTTCGACTGCCTCATGACGTGCCGGGTCGGCGGTGCGCTGGTGCGCCACCAGATCGACCGCCGCATCGAGTACCTCCGCCGCATCATCGACGCGGGCTACGCGCACAAGGTGCTGCTCTCCCACGACGTCTGCCAGCGTTCGCACCTGCGGGCGTACGGTGGCCCGGGATACACGTTCCTCTTCGAGGAGTTCCGGCAGATCGCCGTCGAGGCCGGCATCGCACCCGAGACCCTCGACACCATCCACCGCGACAACCCGCGTCGCGCCGTCTTCGGGGAGTGA
- a CDS encoding phosphotriesterase family protein, which translates to MPVHTVRGPIDAADLGRTSMHEHLLSDLRIWAKTPTELPPEGVPMGPELMAYLRWNFLSIPENIVLHDPDVAAEELAHVVTAGGSGVVELTLDGMGRRLAELPEISRRSGVHVMVGAGFYVEPTMPDDVRTADVDTLTELLLTQLRDGIEGTGILPALLGEIGTSYPVTDAEWRSLRAAARAGAETGAAVYTHQSFRGMAGTEVLEVLVAEGMSPDRVIIGHLDEYWDKAYHRDIAQAGAVLAYDTFGSDFYYGGADLRNPTDAERLQMVEWLLSEGYGAQLVIAQDVWAQANLRRNGGRGYDHLFARIGPAIAKIAGDPAVADQILIHTPRRLLDRPTL; encoded by the coding sequence ATGCCCGTGCACACCGTCCGAGGACCCATCGACGCCGCCGACCTGGGCCGCACGTCGATGCACGAGCACCTGCTCAGCGACCTGCGCATCTGGGCGAAGACGCCGACCGAGCTGCCGCCCGAGGGCGTCCCGATGGGCCCCGAGCTCATGGCGTACCTCCGGTGGAACTTCCTCTCGATCCCCGAGAACATCGTCCTGCACGACCCCGACGTCGCCGCCGAGGAGCTCGCGCACGTCGTCACCGCGGGGGGATCGGGCGTCGTCGAGCTCACGCTCGACGGCATGGGCCGGCGCCTGGCCGAACTCCCCGAGATCTCCCGCCGGTCGGGCGTGCACGTCATGGTCGGTGCGGGGTTCTACGTCGAGCCCACGATGCCCGATGACGTGCGGACCGCCGACGTCGACACCCTCACCGAGCTGCTGCTGACCCAGCTGCGCGACGGCATCGAGGGCACCGGCATCCTTCCCGCCCTCCTCGGTGAGATCGGCACGAGCTATCCCGTGACGGATGCCGAGTGGCGCTCGCTCCGCGCGGCCGCGCGCGCCGGTGCCGAGACCGGCGCCGCCGTCTACACCCACCAGTCGTTCCGCGGCATGGCCGGGACCGAGGTGCTCGAGGTGCTGGTGGCGGAGGGCATGTCGCCCGACCGCGTGATCATCGGCCACCTCGATGAGTATTGGGACAAGGCCTACCACCGCGACATCGCGCAGGCCGGCGCCGTCCTCGCCTACGACACGTTCGGGTCGGACTTCTACTACGGCGGCGCCGACCTCCGGAACCCGACGGATGCCGAGCGGCTCCAGATGGTCGAGTGGCTGCTGTCCGAGGGGTACGGCGCCCAGCTCGTCATCGCCCAGGACGTGTGGGCGCAGGCGAACCTCCGCCGCAACGGCGGGCGCGGCTACGACCACCTTTTCGCCCGCATCGGCCCCGCCATCGCGAAGATCGCCGGCGACCCGGCGGTCGCCGACCAGATCCTCATCCACACTCCGCGGCGGTTGCTCGACCGCCCGACGCTCTAG
- a CDS encoding cysteine hydrolase family protein → MTDTAPETGIGPAHLVGRTVLIVVDIQGGAGTTPPEEGGIPVLMGGRAERRERVRALVDGARAAAVPVVWIQEVHKRSLVDIGRELDGAEGPHCIEGDPDTEIAAWLDPQPEEFLIRKRRYSAFFGTELEIVLKAYKADTVVLVGGLTDVCIHYTAVDAHQHDYRVRVVTDCVAGSTQRAHDNALEAVQYLQRDALVTAADVHASLDGAPVPA, encoded by the coding sequence ATGACCGACACCGCACCCGAGACCGGCATCGGCCCCGCCCACCTGGTCGGCCGCACCGTCCTGATCGTCGTCGACATCCAGGGCGGTGCCGGCACCACCCCGCCCGAGGAGGGCGGCATCCCCGTCCTCATGGGCGGTCGCGCCGAGCGCCGCGAGCGCGTCCGTGCGCTGGTCGACGGCGCCCGCGCGGCCGCGGTGCCCGTCGTCTGGATCCAGGAGGTGCACAAGCGTTCACTGGTGGACATCGGCCGCGAGCTCGACGGTGCCGAGGGCCCGCACTGCATCGAGGGCGACCCCGACACCGAGATCGCGGCGTGGCTCGACCCGCAGCCCGAGGAGTTCCTCATCCGCAAGCGCCGCTACTCGGCGTTCTTCGGCACGGAGCTCGAGATCGTGCTGAAGGCCTACAAGGCCGACACGGTCGTGCTCGTGGGTGGTCTCACCGACGTCTGTATCCACTACACCGCCGTCGACGCGCACCAGCACGACTACCGCGTGCGGGTCGTGACCGACTGCGTGGCCGGGTCCACCCAGCGCGCGCACGACAACGCCCTCGAGGCCGTGCAGTACCTGCAGCGGGACGCGCTCGTCACGGCCGCCGACGTGCACGCGTCGCTGGACGGCGCACCGGTGCCCGCGTGA
- a CDS encoding GMC family oxidoreductase, translated as MTTPLPAAAEYVVVGGGTAGNVVAARLAESGREVLVLEAGPDFGPRGDAAWPADLVDATRLGRSHDWGYDSGDTYPWKVGFERARAIGGSSDMNGCTQTWGHRRDYDAWAEAGLTGWAADDLRPLFEEGARRMRVRRYLASELTPWQHAWYDAAPAVGMPRVATLNDLDENAGFAPEDVNIEDGVRVNTAFAYLDPARALPNLTIVGEALVDRVVVEGGRATGVVVVHRGQTRTVRAGTVVLAGGAYNSPTVLLRSGIGPAAQLAPLGIPIVQHLPGVGENLHDQPFLLMNWEGSARMTAEMDAARAAGWAPDEQAMGKAASSLESEAFDLHFLPYSPTHRGERTRWSIGTSALLPRSRGFVRLRSTDPEAKPIIDHRFLTDPEGADVRMLVDGVGILRELAASPDLAPLVGRELHPGPDTFTREALAAHLYANPDNYWHPVGTCRMGLADDPLAVVDARGRVHGIDGLRVADCAIMPRVPRATTAMPAVVVGENIARMLIEDAA; from the coding sequence GTGACGACGCCCCTCCCCGCCGCGGCCGAGTACGTCGTCGTCGGCGGCGGCACGGCGGGCAACGTGGTGGCGGCACGGCTGGCCGAGTCCGGCCGCGAGGTGCTCGTCCTGGAGGCGGGTCCCGACTTCGGACCCCGCGGCGACGCCGCCTGGCCCGCGGATCTCGTGGATGCCACTCGCCTGGGTCGCTCCCACGACTGGGGCTACGACTCCGGTGACACCTACCCGTGGAAGGTGGGGTTCGAGCGGGCGCGCGCGATCGGCGGATCGTCCGACATGAACGGCTGCACCCAGACGTGGGGGCACCGGCGCGACTACGACGCGTGGGCCGAGGCGGGGCTCACCGGGTGGGCGGCCGACGACCTGCGGCCGCTGTTCGAGGAGGGCGCGCGGCGCATGCGCGTGCGCCGGTACCTCGCCTCCGAACTCACTCCCTGGCAGCACGCCTGGTACGACGCCGCCCCCGCGGTCGGCATGCCGCGCGTCGCCACCCTCAACGACCTCGACGAGAACGCGGGCTTCGCCCCCGAGGACGTGAACATCGAGGATGGCGTGCGCGTGAACACCGCATTCGCGTACCTGGATCCCGCGCGGGCGCTCCCGAACCTCACGATCGTCGGCGAGGCGCTCGTGGACCGCGTCGTCGTCGAGGGCGGCCGCGCGACCGGTGTCGTCGTCGTCCACCGCGGCCAGACGCGCACGGTCCGCGCGGGCACGGTGGTCCTCGCCGGCGGGGCGTACAACTCCCCGACCGTGCTGCTGCGCTCGGGCATCGGCCCGGCGGCGCAGCTGGCGCCGCTCGGCATCCCCATCGTCCAGCACCTGCCCGGGGTGGGGGAGAACCTCCACGATCAGCCGTTCCTGCTCATGAACTGGGAGGGGTCGGCGCGGATGACGGCGGAGATGGATGCCGCCCGCGCGGCGGGATGGGCCCCGGACGAGCAGGCGATGGGCAAGGCGGCATCCAGCCTGGAGAGCGAGGCGTTCGACCTGCACTTCCTCCCGTACAGTCCGACGCATCGCGGCGAACGCACGCGGTGGAGCATCGGGACGTCGGCGCTCCTCCCGCGCTCGCGTGGTTTCGTGCGGCTCCGCAGCACCGACCCCGAGGCGAAGCCGATCATCGACCACCGGTTCCTGACCGATCCGGAGGGCGCGGACGTGCGGATGCTCGTCGACGGCGTCGGGATCCTCCGCGAGCTCGCCGCGTCACCGGACCTCGCGCCCCTCGTCGGCCGAGAGCTGCACCCCGGCCCCGACACCTTCACGCGCGAGGCACTCGCGGCCCACCTCTACGCGAACCCCGACAACTACTGGCATCCGGTCGGCACGTGCCGGATGGGACTCGCCGACGACCCGCTCGCCGTCGTCGACGCGCGCGGACGCGTCCACGGGATCGACGGGCTGCGCGTCGCGGACTGCGCGATCATGCCCCGCGTCCCCCGTGCCACCACCG